In Aedes albopictus strain Foshan chromosome 3, AalbF5, whole genome shotgun sequence, the genomic window ctagagtaatcctaagcctgggctaagcttaggaagcgcaaaatcacccgaaaatgcattcaggttacgttgcacatcatatggaatctagagcaatcctaagcctgagctaagcttaggaagcgcaaaatcacccgaaaatgcattcaggttacattgcacatcatatggaatctagagtaatcctaagcctgagaacttgaaaagcgcaaaatcacccaaaaatgcattcaggttacgttgcacatcatatggaatctagagcaatcctaagcctgagaacttgaaaagcgcaaaatcacccgaaaatgcattcaggttacattgcacatcatatggaatctagagtaatcctaagcctgagaacttgaaaagcgcaaaataacccaaaaatgcattcaggttacattgcacatcatatgaaatctagagcaatcctaagcctgagaacttgaaaagcgcaaaatcacccaaaaatgcattcaggttacgttgcacatcatatggaatctagagtaatcctaagcctgggctaagcttaggaagcgcaaaatcacccgaaaatgcattcaggttacattgcacatcatatggaatctagagtaatcctaagcctgagaacttgaaaagcgcaaaatcacccaaaaatgcattcaggttacgttgcacatcatatggaatctagagcaatcctaagcctgagaacttgaaaagcgcaaaatcacccgaaaatgcattcaggttacattgcacatcatatggaatctagagtaatcctaagcctgggctaagcttaggaagcgcaaaatcacccgaaaatgcattcaggttacgttgcacatcatatggaatctagagtaatcctaagcctgggctaagcttaggaagcgcaaaatcatccgaaaatgcattcaggttacgttgcacatcatatgaaatctagagcaatcctaagcctgagctaagcttaggaagcgcaaaatcacccgaaaatgcattcaggttacgttgcacatcatatggaatctagagtaatcctaagcttgagaacttgaaaagcgcaaaatcacccaaaaatgcattcaggttacattgcacatcatatggaatctagagtaatcctaagcctgagctaagcttaggaagcgcaaaatcacccgaaaatgcattcaggttacattgcacatcatatggaatctagagttatCCTAAGCTTGAGAACTTGaatagcgcaaaatcacccaaaaatgcattcaggttacattgcacatcatatggaatctagagtaatcctaagcctgagctaagcttaggaagcgcaaaatcacccgaaaatgcattcaggttacgttgcacatcatatggaatctagagtaatcctaagcctgagctaagcttaggaagcgcaaaatcacccgaaaatgcattcaggttacgttgcacatcatatggaatctagagtaatcccaagcctgagaacttgaaaagcgcaaaatcacccaaaaatgcattcaggttacgttgcacatcatatggaatctagagtaatcctaagcttgagaacttgaaaagcgcaaaatcacccaaaaatgcattcaggttacattgcacatcatatggaatctagagtaatcctaagcctgagctaagcttaggaagcgcaaaatcacccgaaaatgcattcaggttacgttgcacatcatatggaatctagagtaatcctaagcctgggctaagcttaggaagcgcaaaatcatccgaaaatgcattcaggttacgttgcacatcatatgaaatctagagcaatcctaagcctgagctaagcttaggaagcgcaaaatcacccgaaaatgcattcaggttacgttgcacatcatatggaatctagagtaatcctaagcttgagaacttgaaaagcgcaaaatcacccaaaaatgcattcaggttacattgcacatcatatggaatctagagtaatcctaagcctgggctaagcttaggaagcgcaaaatcatccgaaaatgcattcaggttacgttgcacatcatatgaaatctagagcaatcctaagcctgagctaagcttaggaagcgcaaaatcacccgaaaatgcattcaggttacgttgcacatcatatggaatctagagtaatcctaagcttgagaacttgaaaagcgcaaaatcacccaaaaatgcattcaggttacattgcacatcatatggaatctagagtaatcctaagcctgagctaagcttaggaagcgcaaaatcacccgaaaatgcattcaggttacattgcacatcatatggaatctagagttatCCTAAGCTTGAGAACTTGaatagcgcaaaatcacccaaaaatgcattcaggttacattgcacatcatatggaatctagagtaatcctaagcctgagctaagcttaggaagcgcaaaatcacccgaaaatgcattcaggttacgttgcacatcatatggaatctagagtaatcctaagcctgagctaagcttaggaagcgcaaaatcacccgaaaatgcattcaggttacgttgcacatcatatggaatctagagtaatcctaagcctgagctaagcttaggaagcgcaaaatcacccgaaaatgcattcaggttacgttgcacatcatatggaatctagagtaatcccaagcctgagaacttgaaaagcgcaaaatcacccaaaaatgcattcaggttacattgcacatcatatggaatctagagcaatcctaagcctgagctaagcttaggaagcgcaaaatcacccgaaaatgcattcaggttacattgcacatcatatggaatctagagcaatcctaagcctgagctaagcttaggaagcgcaaaatcacccgaaaatgcattcaggttacattgcacatcatatgaaatctagagcaatcctaagcctgagctaagcttaggaagcgcaaaatcacccgaaaatgcattcaggttacgttgcacatcatatggaatctagagtaatcctaagcctgggctaagcttaggaagcgcaaaatcacccgaaaatgcattcaggttacgttgcacatcatatggaatctagagcaatcctaagcctgagctaagcttaggaagcgcaaaatcacccgaaaatgcattcaggttacattgcacatcatatggaatctagagtaatcctaagcctgagaacttgaaaagcgcaaaatcacccaaaaatgcattcaggttacgttgcacatcatatggaatctagagcaatcctaagcctgagaacttgaaaagcgcaaaatcacccgaaaatgcattcaggttacattgcacatcatatggaatctagagtaatcctaagcctgggctaagcttaggaagcgcaaaatcatccgaaaatgcattcaggttacgttgcacatcatatgaaatctagagcaatcctaagcctgagctaagcttaggaagcgcaaaatcacccgaaaatgcattcaggttacgttgcacatcatatgaaatctagagcaatcctaagcctgagctaagcttaggaagcgcaaaatcacccgaaaatgcattcaggttacattgcacatcatatggaatctagagtaatcctaagcctgagaacttgaaaagcgcaaaataacccaaaaatgcattcaggttacattgcacatcatatgaaatctagagcaatcctaagcctgagaacttgaaaagcgcaaaatcacccaaaaatgcattcaggttacgttgcacatcatatggaatctagagtaatcctaagcctgggctaagcttaggaagcgcaaaatcacccgaaaatgcattcaggttacattgcacatcatatggaatctagagtaatcctaagcctgagaacttgaaaagcgcaaaatcacccaaaaatgcattcaggttacgttgcacatcatatggaatctagagcaatcctaagcctgagaacttgaaaagcgcaaaatcacccgaaaatgcattcaggttacattgcacatcatatggaatctagagtaatcctaagcctgggctaagcttaggaagcgcaaaatcacccgaaaatgcattcaggttacgttgcactgTGAACTGTTCTAACAGTGCGCGCCCATTGTGTTTGTGCCTCTGTAGCAGCCCTGCCTTCATTGCTTTGACGGCCTGACTTAGGAGTGACAGAGCAACCGCCTGTCACCATCGTGAGTAGATGATAAGCCAAAAAACAACACATTGCGTAGATAATATCTAGTGAAATATTACTATCTAAAGTTATTCTATAAAGTTAATTTGTTAAATCCTACTTTGATCCTAAACTATATTTGATCCTAAGGACAAGTGAAATCAGGTATATGAACTATTTTATGTATACATGCCTTAATCTAATGGATATTTCCTAAACTAGTGCCTAATACTACAGTGCAAGTACCCTTCGGTTCGCAGAGTGCATAACCTATGATTCCTAAAGCTAAACCGAAACGCTACTAGGAATATATACACCACCCAAGACCCTCCGGATTACACTAGGGGAACTAAACGTAAGTTAAATTTACTTATATGAAATGCGCTATGCGAATTATGTTACAAACAGAAACTTATATCTACATTATGCTACAAAGTTATATGTTTAATTACCAATCATTCCTGAATTGTAAACTTAAAATTACACCCTCCTTCCTCTCATCCTCATTATTATGCAGGAATTTATTAATCTTCCGAATAAAGAGCCGTGGATTGTTCATTGCTCCGAAGATTAATTTAACGGAAAGAGACCCCCTTTCAGTCTGGGTGACTAATTGTTGAAACGAACTTCGACAAATTAATAAATTCGTTTAAACGAACGATGTCTGGTCGTAAAAGTGGGAAAGATGGCAAAAGCGGTTCGAAGGGCGCACGGTCGAAAGAAAAGCAGTCAGAAGTGGTCTATGTCAGTGGTGGTGGTAATATAGTGGTGGTGGTCACGGACGAAGAAAAGGATCTGGCAGGAGTTCAAAAGGATGACCAAGTCGCAGAACAGAGCTGTACGTTCTGCCAGGAGGAAGACAACGACAATATGGTGCAGTGCGACAAGTGCGATAGATGGATCCATTTTGCGTGTGTCGGCGTCACAGAAGAAATCGCAGATAGGAGCTGGAGTTGTCCCAAATGCGTTGCTGCAACCGGGGTCCAGCAGCCTTCTTCTTCTACTACAAATCGCCCTCCAGCTGGATCGTCAACTTGCGCTGAACAACAGAAGTCAGTCACTTCCAAGCAGTTTATCTCCAAACGTACACCTGGACCTGGAACCAGCGGACATGAACGTGGCAATACGGTATCGGAGCCGGCGAGAAAACTGGTTCCTAGCAACCGGGTCGCTCATCGCGGTAAATCCACCGCTTCGCAGGCATCTTCGTCATCACGCAGATCCATCCTACACTTACAGCTACAGCGGCTCGAGGAAGAGCGGGAATATGAAAAGGTACAAGCAGAGAAGCACCGTGCCTATCTGGACAGGAAGTACGAATTATTGGAGCAGATGCACAGTCGAACCGGATCTGAGTGCAGTGAATCCGAAGATCGTGTTAGACAGTGGGTTCAAGATACCAACAATATCCGCGTAGAAGATGCATTGGATCCTCAGAGCGCGGAAGTCTTTGATCCGCAGAGGCATTCGACACAGAACTACTCTGGTAGGGCTCAAGTTGGTTCTTCTCCATTGGTGGACCGGTCCTGTAGAAACCAGAACCGAATTGAAGAAGTACATGAGCGATGCGATCGTCGCCGGGAACCTCCCGTCCAACCTTCGTCGATTGGCAGGAGTTTTGTGGAACCATATGGACAACGAAGTCAGCAGCAAAGAAGGACTTTTCGAGAAGCAGATTTTCAATCTGGGAACCATGAAGAAGATTTCGAGCCCTGTTCGTTTTCCCGTCAGCAATTGGCAGCTCGTCAAGGGATTTCTAAAGATTTACCCAAGTTTTCCGGAGAGTTCGAGGAATGGCCAGTGTTCATGTCAATGTTCAACAGCACTACGAACATGTGCGGCTTTACGAATGAGGAGAACCTTATCCGGCTCCAGAAGTCTTTGGAAGGGAAGGCGTATGAAACGGCGCGGAGCCTACTAATGCATCCGTCGAACGTTCCGGCGATTATGCGTACTCTAAAAATGAGATTCGGTCAACCTGAAGCTGTTGTTCACTCCCTGATTCAGAAGGTGAAGGCCCTTCCAGCGATTCGGGAGGAACGTCTGGAGACGTTAGTGGAGTTCGCAGTTAACGTTCAAAATTTTTGCGCCACGGTAGACGCGTACGAACTGGAGGACTATATGTATAATGTGTCTCTGCTACATCAGCTGGTAAATAAGCTCCCGGCCACGTTGAAACTAGATTGGGCCAGGCATCGACAAAACCTCCAGCGGGTCAACTTGGCGACCTTTGGGAATTGGGTATATTCGTTGGCCGAAGCAGCTAGCACCGTCGTTATTCCGGTCGATTCAAAGGAGTCGAAGCCAACGCGAAACGAAGGACGAGGAAACAAGAAGCCGAACGCATATGTAAACGCACACTCTGAGACTGTATCAGAATCCAGTCATCATCTAAAAACCGTAGACTCCGATGGAGACCAGGGAGAACACAGTCGGGCACTAGACTCAAAACCACCGGCTCCCGGTTCAGTGGGGTGTGTGGTGTGCAAAGGAGGATGCCAAAACGCCTCCAAGTGCAAGCAGTTTCTGGAGCTGTCCCGCGAATGCAGGTGGGCAATTGTAAGAGAATTTAAACTCTGCCGAAATTGTCTACGTCGGCATAAAGGAGGATGCGACGCAAAACCGTGCGGGCGAAATGGATGCACATACAAACACCACGAGCTGCTCCATAGGGATCAGAACATCCAACAACTCTCTGGCCAAACCACACAAGAGTCATCTACGTCTCGAGCACAGGTATCCATGCAACCAGAATCTGCGGCACAGATACCAACGCACGACTGCAATACGCATCAAGCGAGGTCAAATGCAGTCCTATTCCGCTACCTACCCGTGATACTCAGCGGACCTCAAGGCTCCATCCACACATACGCGTTCTTGGATGAGGGATCGCATCTAAGTTTGATAGATCAAGAACTGGCGGACCAGCTCAAATTAAAAGGTGCAACGATGCCGCTGTGCCTTCGCTGGACAGGAGGAACACAGCGATGCGAAAATGATTCGCAATCGGTTACCTTGGAGATTTCAGGAACGAGCAAGGCAGCAAAGAAATTTCAACTAGCCGGAGTGAGAACAGTCGAACACCTGTTGCTTCCATATCAGACACTAAACGTGGAAGAAATGGGTCATCAATACCCACATCTTAACGGACTTCCCATTGATTCCTATTACGACGTCCGACCAAGAATCCTGATCGGAATGAAGCACGTGCAATTCAGCCTTGTTTTGAAGAGCCGAGAAGGAAACATTGGGGAACCAGTAGCTGTTAAGACACGGTTAGGCTGGACAGTATGCGGTGGAGAAAACGAGGAAAGCGACGACGTAGGGAACCTAGTCCACTATACTTTTCACGTGTGTTCGTGTGAGCAGACAAAAGATGACGAACTGCATCAGACGGTGAAGAAGCACTTTGCCCTAGAAAGCCTCGGTATCACAAAACCGGACAAACTTCTCATCTCCACCGAAGATCAACGGGCTCAAGATTTGTTGAAGCAACTGACTTTCTACGATGGGGAACGATACACGACTGGACTGCTGTGGCGTCACAACAACGTCCGTCTACCAGACAACTACAGTATGGCTTTGCGAAGACACCAGTGTTTGGAAAGGCGCCTTGCCAAGGATCCAGGACTAGCAGAGATACTGCATGGAATGATTACGGACTACGTCGCCAAAGGATATGCCCGAATGCTTTCGGAAGACGAACTAAATCGACAGTTTTCTAAAGTGTGGTACCTTCCAGTTTTCCCGGTCATAAACCCGAACAAGCCAGGCAAGGTGAGGCTGGTTTGGGACTGTGCTGCTTGCTCCTTTGGCGTCTCGTTGAATTCAGCGCTACTAAAGGGTCCCGATCAACTTTGTTCGCTGTTGTATATACTGCTGCAATTTCGAGAGAACAGAGTGGGCCTTACAGGTGATATACGTGAAATGTTCCACCAAGTGCGAATTCAGGACGCAGATCAGCAATGCCAACGCTTTCTGTGGTGGAACGAAAAGGGGGAAATCGTGATCTATGTGATGCAAGTCATGATGTTCGGAGCCTGCTGCTCGCCTAGCTGTGCGCAATATGTTAAAAATATCAATGCGGAGCGCCATGCTGAAGACTATCCGAAGGCTTCCGAAGTGATCCAGAAGAAACACTACGTGGATGATATGCTCGTCAGCCTAAACTCCGAAGAAGATGCTGTAAGAACAGCTAAAGAAGTGAAATACGTCCATCAGCAAGGAGGGTTTGAGATCCGCAATTGGATCAGTAACTCACCAGCAGTTCTGGAGGCTCTCAATGAAAATGGATTCAACGAGAAGGACATGGATTTATCCCCAGAAATCAGCACCGAGAAAGTCTTGGGCATGTGGTGGTGTACTGTTTCAGATACCTTCACCTACAAGATTGGATGGAAACGATACGACCGCGCTCTTATGGAGGGTCACAGGCGTCCTACAAAGCGGGAAGTTCTACGAGTGCTCATGTCAATCTTTGACCCTCTTGGCCTCATCGCTCACTTTCTCATGTTCTTGAAAGTGTTGCTGCAGAAAGTGTGGCGCTCTGGCGTGCAATGGGATGAGGAGATAACCGATGACGCATTTACAAAGTGGCAGCACTGGTTAAAGTTATTGCCGCAAGTAGAACAAGTTCGAGTTCCCAGATGTTATAGATCACTGATTCTGAACCCTGAAGATGAAGCAGAGCTCCACATTTTCGCTGATGCCAGTGAAGGCGGAATGTCCGCCGTCGCCTTTCTGCGCTTTGTCAAGAACCAGACCATCGAGTGTAGAATCGTTGCAGCAAAGACTAGGGTCGCACCTTTGAAGTTCGTGTCCATTCCCCGACTGGAGCTACAGGCTGCTGTAGTTGGCGCTAGGCTAGCTCACACGATAGCGGACGCCCTGTCTTTGAAAATATCTAGGAAGTATTATTGGACCGATTCTCGTGACGTACTTTGTTGGCTAAATGCGGATCATCGCCGATACACGCAATTTGTTGCATTCCGTGTCAGCGAAATTCTGGAGACAACCGAGGCAAATGAGTGGCGCTGGGTACCATCTAAAATGAATGTTGCAGACGACGGTACCAAGTGGGGCTCCCGGCCCGATCTTACACCCGATAGCAGATGGTTCGTAGGCCCAGAATTCTTAAGGCAACAAGAGATGGACTGGCCCCAGCAACCTACTGAAAACCGCTCTACAGAGGAGGAACTTCGTCCCAGTTTCCTTGCCTGTCACGTTCCCTGCGAACCGCTTGTGAATCCAAGAAACTTTTCTAACTGGAAGCGTATGCTAAATGCCACTGCCTTTGTCATCCGATTCCCAAGTAACTGTCGCTGCAAACTCCTCAAAAAGCCAACTATCAGTGGGCCCGCCACGAAGGATGAACTAGTTTCTGCTGAAGCTCACCTTCTGCGCTCAGCTCAACGCGATGGGTATCCAGAAGAGATTGCcatcttggagaaatcacagccATCTCCCGGTAACTCTAGAACAATACCGAAGCAAAGCAGCTTGTATCAGTTAACGCCATGGTTAGATAGCAGAGGATTGATGCGAATGCGGACAAGAATTGCAGCTTGTCAATACGCCACGGAAGATCTAAAGAAACCAATCATCCTACAACGTGACCACCCCACCACAAGCTTAATAATTGCGCACTACCACCAAAAATTCCATCATCAAAATCATGAAGCAGTGCTCAACGAACTCCGACAGAAATTCTACATTCCACGCATCCGTGCTGCCTATGCCAAAGTAAAGAAGAATTGCCAAAAATGTAAAAACGATCATGTAAATCCACGACCACCAATTATGGCTGATCTTCCGTCAGCACGTCTTGCAGCGTATTCGCCACCCTTCACACATACAGGAATTGATTTCTTTGGACCGTACGAAGTAACCGTTGGTAGGCGCACTGAAAAACGGTGGGGAATGCTCGCAACGTGTTTGACAATCCGGGCAATCCATATCGAACTGGTTCCTTCTTTGAGCACAGGCTCCTGCATAATGGCTATCAGAAATTTCATGGCGCGCCGCGGTACGCCCAGTGTTATATATAGCGACAGGGGAACCAACTTCATTGGGGCATCCCGACAGATGAAAGAGGCCGCTGCAGCAGTTAACGTGGACGATATAATGAGGGAGTTCACTTCTGTCGATACAACATGGTCGTTCAACCCACCTCTTGCGCCACACATGGGAGGTAGTTGGGAGCGACTAATAGGAAGTGTAAAGCGAAACCTTCAAAAGATCAACCCTCCCAGAAACCCAACCGATGAAGTCCTGCGCAACGTTCTGATCGAAGTTGAAAATACCATAAACTCTAGACCGCTAACCCATGTCCCAGTCGATGATGACAGCGCCCCAGCCTTGACACCGAACCATTTTCTTCTTGGTTCCTCAAACGGAATCAAGCCCTATACTACTTTCGACGACAACAATAGTGCTCTCCGCCAAAACATCCTAGCCTCCCAGGTGCTAGCCAACACGTTCTGGAAGCGTTGGCTGAATGACTATCTGCCAGAAATCACCAAACGGTCGAAATGGTTTTGTAAAACCGCTCCAGTAGCCGTTGGAGACGTGGTAGTTATCGCCGACCCTCGGCTACCTCGCAATTGCTGGCCTAAGGGAAAGGTCATCGAAACTCATCCGGGCAAAGATGGAGAAGTTCGCTCGGCTACGGTACGTACATCTACCGGAGTCTATGTTCGAGCGGTCACCAAACTGGCAGTTCTGGACGTAAGGCGCGAAGGAAGTAAGCCAGCCTGAAGACTGGCGTACCCGGGGGGAGTGTGAACTGTTCTAACAGTGCGCGCCCATTGTGTTTGTGCCTCTGTAGCAGCCCTGCCTTCATTGCTTTGACGGCCTGACTTAGGAGTGACAGAGCAACCGCCTGTCACCATCGTGAGTAGATGATAAGCCAAAAAACAACACATTGCGTAGATAATATCTAGTGAAATATTACTATCTAAAGTTATTCTATAAAGTTAATTTGTTAAATCCTACTTTGATCCTAAACTATATTTGATCCTAAGGACAAGTGAAATCAGGTATATGAACTATTTTATGTATACATGCCTTAATCTAATGGATATTTCCTAAACTAGTGCCTAATACTACAGTGCAAGTACCCTTCGGTTCGCAGAGTGCATAACCTATGATTCCTAAAGCTAAACCGAAACGCTACTAGGAATATATACACCACCCAAGACCCTCCGGATTACACTAGGGGAACTAAACGTAAGTTAAATTTACTTATATGAAATGCGCTATGCGAATTATGTTACAAACAGAAACTTATATCTACATTATGCTACAAAGTTATATGTTTAATTACCAATCATTCCTGAATTGTAAACTTAAAATTACACCCTCCTTCCTCTCATCCTCATTATTATGCAGGAATTTATTAATCTTCCGAATAAAGA contains:
- the LOC134289403 gene encoding uncharacterized protein LOC134289403 produces the protein MSGRKSGKDGKSGSKGARSKEKQSEVVYVSGGGNIVVVVTDEEKDLAGVQKDDQVAEQSCTFCQEEDNDNMVQCDKCDRWIHFACVGVTEEIADRSWSCPKCVAATGVQQPSSSTTNRPPAGSSTCAEQQKSVTSKQFISKRTPGPGTSGHERGNTVSEPARKLVPSNRVAHRGKSTASQASSSSRRSILHLQLQRLEEEREYEKVQAEKHRAYLDRKYELLEQMHSRTGSECSESEDRVRQWVQDTNNIRVEDALDPQSAEVFDPQRHSTQNYSGRAQVGSSPLVDRSCRNQNRIEEVHERCDRRREPPVQPSSIGRSFVEPYGQRSQQQRRTFREADFQSGNHEEDFEPCSFSRQQLAARQGISKDLPKFSGEFEEWPVFMSMFNSTTNMCGFTNEENLIRLQKSLEGKAYETARSLLMHPSNVPAIMRTLKMRFGQPEAVVHSLIQKVKALPAIREERLETLVEFAVNVQNFCATVDAYELEDYMYNVSLLHQLVNKLPATLKLDWARHRQNLQRVNLATFGNWVYSLAEAASTVVIPVDSKESKPTRNEGRGNKKPNAYVNAHSETVSESSHHLKTVDSDGDQGEHSRALDSKPPAPGSVGCVVCKGGCQNASKCKQFLELSRECRWAIVREFKLCRNCLRRHKGGCDAKPCGRNGCTYKHHELLHRDQNIQQLSGQTTQESSTSRAQVSMQPESAAQIPTHDCNTHQARSNAVLFRYLPVILSGPQGSIHTYAFLDEGSHLSLIDQELADQLKLKGATMPLCLRWTGGTQRCENDSQSVTLEISGTSKAAKKFQLAGVRTVEHLLLPYQTLNVEEMGHQYPHLNGLPIDSYYDVRPRILIGMKHVQFSLVLKSREGNIGEPVAVKTRLGWTVCGGENEESDDVGNLVHYTFHVCSCEQTKDDELHQTVKKHFALESLGITKPDKLLISTEDQRAQDLLKQLTFYDGERYTTGLLWRHNNVRLPDNYSMALRRHQCLERRLAKDPGLAEILHGMITDYVAKGYARMLSEDELNRQFSKVWYLPVFPVINPNKPGKVRLVWDCAACSFGVSLNSALLKGPDQLCSLLYILLQFRENRVGLTGDIREMFHQVRIQDADQQCQRFLWWNEKGEIVIYVMQVMMFGACCSPSCAQYVKNINAERHAEDYPKASEVIQKKHYVDDMLVSLNSEEDAVRTAKEVKYVHQQGGFEIRNWISNSPAVLEALNENGFNEKDMDLSPEISTEKVLGMWWCTVSDTFTYKIGWKRYDRALMEGHRRPTKREVLRVLMSIFDPLGLIAHFLMFLKVLLQKVWRSGVQWDEEITDDAFTKWQHWLKLLPQVEQVRVPRCYRSLILNPEDEAELHIFADASEGGMSAVAFLRFVKNQTIECRIVAAKTRVAPLKFVSIPRLELQAAVVGARLAHTIADALSLKISRKYYWTDSRDVLCWLNADHRRYTQFVAFRVSEILETTEANEWRWVPSKMNVADDGTKWGSRPDLTPDSRWFVGPEFLRQQEMDWPQQPTENRSTEEELRPSFLACHVPCEPLVNPRNFSNWKRMLNATAFVIRFPSNCRCKLLKKPTISGPATKDELVSAEAHLLRSAQRDGYPEEIAILEKSQPSPGNSRTIPKQSSLYQLTPWLDSRGLMRMRTRIAACQYATEDLKKPIILQRDHPTTSLIIAHYHQKFHHQNHEAVLNELRQKFYIPRIRAAYAKELISLDRTK
- the LOC134289700 gene encoding uncharacterized protein LOC134289700, which translates into the protein MAIRNFMARRGTPSVIYSDRGTNFIGASRQMKEAAAAVNVDDIMREFTSVDTTWSFNPPLAPHMGGSWERLIGSVKRNLQKINPPRNPTDEVLRNVLIEVENTINSRPLTHVPVDDDSAPALTPNHFLLGSSNGIKPYTTFDDNNSALRQNILASQVLANTFWKRWLNDYLPEITKRSKWFCKTAPVAVGDVVVIADPRLPRNCWPKGKVIETHPGKDGEVRSATVRTSTGVYVRAVTKLAVLDVRREGSKPA